One part of the Sphingobacterium sp. LZ7M1 genome encodes these proteins:
- a CDS encoding inorganic phosphate transporter, whose amino-acid sequence MENYLYLVLITLAVLAIIDLMVGVSNDAVNFLNSAIGSKAIPFKSIMIIASLGILFGSVFSSGMMEIARSGIYVPSKFSFDDVITIFLAVMITDIILLDVFNYFGLPTSTTVSIVFELLGAAICLAIYNIAIKNGDWSTLSTYINTEKASEIVYSILLSVVISFTVGMAVQYISRVLFTFQFEKKLKTIGVFFGGIAMASISYFILIKGMKGVSFIGSDVKDWVQTHELLLLGGSFVVFTILSYIINLLGYNILKVIIGIGTFALALSFAGNDLVNFIGVPVAAAQSVEFFQSIPGADPDNYMMDALASSDIVAPTWILLTAGIVMVITLWTSKKAKTVIETEMSLSNQGDGNEKFKSNMLSRSIVRGFIKLGSGLTYLMPRTLQASLDKKFENPLLTAHRKKKKSKDEPMFDMIRASVNLMVASSLIALGTSMKLPLSTTYVTFMVAMGTAFADRAWGRESAVYRVSGVFHVIGGWFVTAGCAFAGAVIFAFFLKIGGIVTFVISLIVLALLLYRNAKSHDRKIKAKALQELNLEKGDIIGLQQVIETSAQQISETFSKTNLFFKEAIDSLIKEDLDALTSNKKLIKKLQNDLNSTNNAMYDYIRSLDDNSVKGSRYYIISLGYQQDMVENVAVINSNAMSHVDNNHKPLKISQAKDLKYVVERIAEWFSKINMTYKRLDFSKIDEIIKEREDIQEYINNLLDKQIDRIRTSENSPKNSRLYFSILLETNELISSTFKLMRLHKEFDSFRRRNA is encoded by the coding sequence ATGGAGAACTACCTTTATCTCGTACTCATCACGCTTGCTGTCCTGGCAATCATAGACCTGATGGTCGGTGTTAGTAACGATGCTGTAAACTTCCTGAATTCAGCCATTGGATCAAAAGCCATCCCTTTCAAAAGCATCATGATCATTGCCAGTTTGGGGATCCTTTTTGGATCGGTCTTTTCGAGCGGTATGATGGAAATCGCCAGGAGCGGGATCTATGTCCCCAGTAAATTCTCTTTTGATGATGTAATAACCATATTCCTCGCCGTCATGATTACGGATATCATTCTATTGGATGTCTTTAACTATTTCGGCCTGCCAACTTCAACCACGGTATCCATCGTGTTCGAGCTCTTAGGTGCTGCGATCTGTTTGGCTATCTATAATATCGCTATTAAGAACGGAGATTGGTCTACCCTTTCTACCTATATCAATACAGAAAAAGCCTCTGAGATTGTCTACAGTATCTTACTCTCCGTCGTCATTTCCTTTACGGTCGGTATGGCTGTACAGTATATTTCCAGGGTCCTGTTCACTTTCCAGTTTGAAAAGAAACTAAAGACCATTGGGGTTTTCTTTGGGGGAATTGCCATGGCTTCTATCTCTTATTTTATCCTGATCAAAGGGATGAAAGGTGTATCGTTCATTGGTTCAGATGTCAAAGACTGGGTTCAGACGCATGAATTGCTCCTATTGGGTGGATCATTTGTAGTCTTCACCATCCTAAGCTACATCATTAACCTGTTGGGATATAATATCCTGAAGGTGATCATTGGAATTGGAACCTTTGCGTTAGCGCTTTCATTCGCGGGGAACGACTTGGTAAACTTTATCGGTGTACCAGTAGCCGCAGCTCAATCGGTAGAGTTCTTCCAATCGATCCCTGGCGCCGACCCGGACAACTATATGATGGATGCATTGGCATCCAGTGATATAGTTGCCCCTACCTGGATCTTATTAACCGCAGGTATCGTAATGGTCATTACCTTATGGACCTCCAAAAAGGCCAAAACCGTTATTGAGACGGAAATGAGCCTTTCCAATCAAGGTGATGGTAACGAGAAATTTAAATCCAATATGCTATCCCGTAGCATTGTAAGAGGATTTATCAAACTTGGTTCAGGTTTGACTTACCTGATGCCGAGGACCTTGCAGGCAAGTTTGGACAAAAAATTTGAAAACCCACTGTTAACTGCCCATAGAAAGAAAAAGAAGTCAAAAGATGAACCAATGTTTGATATGATCCGCGCTTCGGTCAACCTGATGGTTGCTTCCAGCCTGATCGCCCTAGGTACATCCATGAAACTTCCCCTTTCGACCACCTATGTAACCTTTATGGTGGCCATGGGTACTGCCTTTGCAGACCGTGCATGGGGCCGTGAGAGTGCAGTTTATAGGGTTTCGGGAGTATTCCACGTTATCGGCGGTTGGTTTGTGACTGCGGGTTGTGCATTCGCGGGAGCGGTAATCTTCGCGTTCTTCCTAAAGATTGGCGGAATCGTCACTTTTGTGATCTCCCTGATCGTACTTGCCCTATTGCTTTATAGAAATGCAAAGAGCCATGACCGCAAGATCAAGGCAAAGGCATTACAGGAACTGAACCTGGAAAAAGGCGATATCATCGGTCTACAGCAGGTAATTGAAACCTCTGCCCAACAGATCAGTGAAACGTTCTCCAAGACCAACCTATTCTTCAAGGAAGCCATAGACTCCCTGATCAAGGAAGACCTGGATGCCCTGACAAGCAATAAAAAGTTGATCAAGAAACTGCAGAACGACCTGAACTCAACCAACAACGCGATGTATGATTATATCCGTAGTTTGGATGATAATTCCGTGAAGGGAAGCCGTTATTATATCATATCCTTAGGTTATCAACAGGATATGGTAGAAAACGTAGCGGTCATCAACTCCAATGCCATGTCGCATGTGGACAATAACCACAAACCGCTGAAGATCAGTCAGGCAAAAGACTTAAAATATGTGGTGGAAAGAATCGCTGAATGGTTCTCAAAAATCAACATGACCTATAAACGACTGGATTTCAGTAAGATTGATGAGATCATTAAAGAAAGAGAAGATATCCAAGAATACATCAACAATCTATTGGACAAACAGATAGACCGTATCAGGACTTCTGAAAACAGTCCTAAGAACAGTAGACTGTATTTCTCCATTCTTCTCGAAACCAATGAGCTGATCAGTTCAACCTTCAAGTTGATGCGACTTCACAAAGAGTTTGACAGCTTCAGAAGAAGAAATGCTTAG
- a CDS encoding DMT family transporter has product MNKTKGAIAVFLGAASFGILSTFVKKAYAQGYNLGEVTGIQALLGVVFLWLAWLLIKNSQQQKKSQTPLSPKWKIYLSGVSTGMVSILYYKCVELVPASLAIVLLMQYIWIGQIIELIFFKVKPQLSQIIVIIAILAGTVFATGMIEEPLESFSLLGIGYGMLAATAYSVFMIVNGRVGNDYHPIHKSAMMISGALFLIMVTLQPFSLFGSETFMGILPYGMLLSIFGTVIPPLLFAYGMPKVGYSLGAVLSAVELPVAVCMSYLVLQESVSWVKWIGVIFILLTIFWKNNLKTNS; this is encoded by the coding sequence ATGAATAAAACAAAAGGCGCAATAGCCGTATTCCTTGGAGCCGCGAGCTTCGGAATTCTATCCACCTTTGTTAAAAAAGCCTATGCACAAGGTTATAACCTTGGCGAAGTCACAGGGATTCAAGCACTATTAGGGGTTGTCTTTCTTTGGCTAGCTTGGCTCCTCATAAAAAACTCCCAACAACAAAAGAAATCCCAGACCCCATTAAGCCCTAAATGGAAAATTTACCTGAGTGGGGTAAGTACGGGCATGGTCAGCATATTGTACTATAAATGTGTAGAACTGGTCCCAGCTTCCTTGGCCATCGTCCTCCTGATGCAATACATCTGGATCGGACAGATTATCGAACTGATTTTCTTCAAGGTAAAACCTCAGCTTAGCCAAATCATCGTTATCATTGCCATCCTTGCCGGTACGGTCTTCGCTACTGGCATGATCGAGGAACCTTTGGAATCCTTTTCTTTACTGGGGATCGGGTACGGCATGCTTGCTGCAACCGCCTACTCTGTCTTTATGATTGTCAACGGCCGTGTGGGCAATGATTACCATCCGATCCATAAAAGCGCCATGATGATCAGTGGTGCCTTATTCCTGATTATGGTCACCTTACAACCCTTCAGTTTGTTCGGCAGCGAAACGTTCATGGGAATTTTACCTTATGGCATGTTGCTGTCCATCTTCGGAACGGTCATTCCACCGTTGCTCTTTGCTTACGGCATGCCTAAAGTGGGGTATTCCCTTGGCGCCGTACTAAGTGCCGTAGAGCTCCCGGTAGCCGTCTGTATGTCTTACCTGGTCCTGCAAGAGTCGGTCAGCTGGGTCAAATGGATAGGCGTTATTTTTATTCTTTTAACGATATTCTGGAAGAATAATTTGAAAACAAATAGCTAA
- a CDS encoding C40 family peptidase, with product MKINYSLLLFLLAAVLLSSCGAKRKTAGGGSYGNVKPKKGAPISDASDARGVEYSGNKLENYAELLGVKTKDLDNKNLYLMIDEWMGTPHRMGGMDKRGVDCSGFVTLMYDRIYGKELPRTSRDMADNVKRKYEKQLKEGDLVFFSFGGRNIDHVGIYLHNGKFVHVSTRKGVIISNLNDSWYYKYFKRSGTPKS from the coding sequence ATGAAGATTAATTACAGCTTATTACTTTTTCTTTTGGCGGCGGTCTTGTTGAGTTCCTGTGGGGCGAAGCGAAAAACTGCCGGAGGAGGTTCTTATGGAAATGTAAAGCCCAAGAAGGGAGCTCCAATTTCGGATGCCAGTGATGCCAGAGGGGTGGAGTATTCTGGGAACAAGCTGGAAAACTATGCCGAGTTGTTGGGCGTGAAGACCAAGGATCTCGATAACAAGAACCTATACCTAATGATCGATGAATGGATGGGCACGCCGCACCGAATGGGGGGTATGGATAAACGCGGGGTGGACTGTTCGGGTTTTGTGACCCTGATGTACGATAGGATCTATGGCAAGGAGCTGCCACGAACTTCAAGGGACATGGCTGACAATGTGAAGCGGAAGTATGAGAAGCAATTGAAGGAGGGGGATCTGGTGTTCTTTTCCTTTGGCGGTCGGAATATCGACCATGTGGGTATTTACCTGCACAATGGCAAGTTTGTGCATGTATCCACGCGCAAAGGTGTTATCATCTCCAACCTGAACGATAGTTGGTATTATAAATATTTCAAGCGCAGCGGAACGCCAAAGAGTTAG
- the aqpZ gene encoding aquaporin Z, giving the protein METKTLSKFIAELIGTFGLVLFGCGAAAVAGGDTLAHTSGLGLLGISLAFGLSVVVFAYAIGGVSGCHINPAVTLGVLVSGRMSGKDAIVYIAAQVLGGILGAFVLKTILSGQIAGFSAGEWAYGSNGWGAGYQNEYGMMAAFITETVLTALFLFVILGTTSKLGNGTMAGLAIGFSLVLIHMVAIPITGTSVNPARSLGPAIFAGGNAISQVWLFLVAPFVGAVIGAVLWRLVQNEPKSA; this is encoded by the coding sequence ATGGAAACAAAAACATTATCTAAATTCATTGCTGAACTGATTGGAACATTCGGTTTGGTATTGTTTGGCTGTGGTGCTGCAGCTGTTGCCGGAGGTGATACGCTAGCGCATACATCTGGCCTAGGGTTATTGGGGATTTCCTTGGCTTTCGGTTTATCCGTGGTAGTTTTCGCCTATGCAATTGGCGGCGTATCGGGTTGTCATATCAATCCGGCGGTTACCTTGGGTGTCCTGGTCTCGGGAAGGATGTCTGGAAAGGATGCTATAGTTTATATTGCTGCCCAGGTATTGGGTGGTATCTTAGGAGCCTTTGTGTTGAAGACCATTTTGTCGGGTCAGATTGCTGGTTTCAGCGCTGGCGAATGGGCGTATGGGTCGAATGGCTGGGGCGCAGGTTATCAGAATGAGTATGGAATGATGGCAGCATTTATTACCGAAACGGTATTGACAGCCCTGTTCCTGTTCGTTATTCTGGGCACCACATCAAAACTTGGAAATGGAACGATGGCTGGTTTGGCTATCGGTTTTTCCTTGGTTTTGATCCACATGGTTGCTATTCCTATCACAGGGACTTCAGTGAATCCTGCTAGAAGCCTTGGACCTGCGATCTTTGCAGGTGGAAATGCAATTTCTCAAGTTTGGTTGTTCTTGGTCGCTCCGTTTGTTGGTGCAGTAATCGGTGCCGTACTGTGGAGATTGGTGCAGAACGAACCGAAAAGTGCGTAA